CGACGCCCGTTTCGTCGCCACCCTCGTGCGCACGGCCGTGGCCTACGGGGCCAAGGCGGCCAACCGCGCGCGGGTGACGGGTTTCCTGCGCGAGGGCGAACGCGTCGTGGGCGCGCGGGTGCAGGACGCCGAGGGGGGCGGGGAGTACGAGATCCGCGCCCGGCAGGTCGTCAACGCCACGGGTGTGTGGACCGACGACACCCAGGCGATGGTGGGCGAGCGCGGGCAGTTCCACGTCCGCGCGTCCAAGGGCATCCACCTTGTCGTGCCGAGGGACCGGATCAGCTCCTCCTCCGGTCTGATCCTGCGCACCGAGAAGTCCGTGCTGTTCGTCATCCCGTGGGGCCGGCACTGGATCATCGGCACCACCGACACCGACTGGGACCTGGACAAGGCCCACCCGGCCGCCTCCAGCGCGGACATCGACTATCTGCTGGAGCATGTGAACTCGGTCCTGCGGGTGCCGCTGAGCCGCGACGACGTCGAGGGCGTGTACGCCGGGCTGCGACCGCTGCTGGCCGGCGAGTCCGACGCCACCAGCAAGCTGTCGCGGGAGCACACCGTCGCGCATCCGGTGCCGGGACTGGTGGTCGTGGCGGGCGGCAAGTACACGACGTACCGGGTGATGGCGAAGGACGCGGTCGACGAGGCGGTGCGCGGGCTCGACCAGCGGGTCGCCGACTGCGTCACGGAGGACGTGCCGCTGATGGGCGCGGAGGGCTACCGGGCGCTGTGGAACGCGCGGGCGCGGATCGCCGCGCGAACCGGCCTGCACGTGGTGCGGGTGGAGCATCTTCTGAACCGTTTCGGGGCGATGGCGGAGGAGGTGCTGGACCTCATCGCCACCGACCCGACGCTGGGCGAGCCGCTCCAGGCCGCCGACGACTACCTGCGCGCCGAGATCGTCTATGCCGCCTCTCACGAGGGAGCACGGCACCTGGACGACGTCCTGACGCGCCGCACCCGGA
The sequence above is a segment of the Streptomyces asoensis genome. Coding sequences within it:
- a CDS encoding glycerol-3-phosphate dehydrogenase/oxidase, giving the protein MRTATLGPAQRAESLAAMAERELDVLVVGAGVVGAGTALDAVTRGLSTGLVEARDWASGTSSRSSKLIHGGLRYLEMLDFALVREALKERGLLLERLAPHLVKPVPFLYPLQHKGWERLYAGSGVALYDAMSMARGHGRGLPTHRHLTRGHALRVAPALKKDALVGALQYYDAQMDDARFVATLVRTAVAYGAKAANRARVTGFLREGERVVGARVQDAEGGGEYEIRARQVVNATGVWTDDTQAMVGERGQFHVRASKGIHLVVPRDRISSSSGLILRTEKSVLFVIPWGRHWIIGTTDTDWDLDKAHPAASSADIDYLLEHVNSVLRVPLSRDDVEGVYAGLRPLLAGESDATSKLSREHTVAHPVPGLVVVAGGKYTTYRVMAKDAVDEAVRGLDQRVADCVTEDVPLMGAEGYRALWNARARIAARTGLHVVRVEHLLNRFGAMAEEVLDLIATDPTLGEPLQAADDYLRAEIVYAASHEGARHLDDVLTRRTRISIETFDRGTRSAREAAELMAPVLGWDKDQIEREVQHYEKRVEAERESQRQPDDLTADAARLGAPDIVPL